The genomic region TTTTGCAGTTATTATCCCCATTAAGGAAGAAAAACGGTTTTTTCATATGGCAGAGAGCGTAAAGCTTTATCCCAAGCGGGCAACCCGGGTCAGGGGTAATCAAAAATCCGAAATAAAAAGAAGTCTATTGGAATTTGGTTTCCATACAACCAAAACGATGTACCATGAACTGACCATTGAAACCGATAGGCATATTTACACCCCTGAATATGTAGCATTAACAAAAGAATTTTACTTGAAAATGTAACATTAGCCCTTGGCATTGTTATATTCCTTTAATTACCTTTGATAAAAATTCATTGCTATGCGACCAGATTTGTTTGAAGCTCCCGATTATTACAACTTGGATGATTTATTGACCGAAGAACATATTTTAGTACGTAATGCGGCACGCCAGTGGGTAAAGCGTGATGTTTCCCCTATTATTGAGGAATACGCTCAAAAAGCGGAGTTTCCCAATCAAATACTTTCGGGATTGGCAGAAATCGGAGCTTTTGGCCCGTATATTCCCGAGGAATATGGTGGGGCGGGATTGGACCAAATAAGTTACGGACTCATCATGCAGGAAATTGAACGTGGTGACAGTGGTGTGCGTTCAACAGCATCGGTACAGTCCTCATTGGTCATGTATCCCATTTACACGTATGGTACTGAAGCGCAACGCAAAAAGTATCTGCCCAAATTGGCTACTGGAGAAATGATGGGCTGCTTTGGGTTAACAGAGCCCAATCATGGATCTAATCCCGGTGGTATGGAAACAAGGTATAAGGATATGGGCGACCATTATCTTTTGAACGGTGCCAAATTATGGATTTCCAATTCGCCATTCGCAGATATTGCAGTGGTTTGGGCTAAAAATGAAGAAGGCAGAATACATGGGTTGATAGTGGAACGTGACATGAAAGGTTTTTCTACCCCGGAAACCCACAACAAATGGTCGTTACGGGCATCGGCCACAGGAGAACTTATCTTTGACAACGTAAAAGTGCCCAAAGAAAATCTTTTGCCCAATAAAACAGGACTAGGCGCCCCTTTGGGTTGTTTGGATTCGGCACGCTACGGAATTTCCTGGGGTGCTATCGGCGCTGCAATGGATTGTTATGACACTGCTTTACGGTATGCCAAAGAAAGGGTTCAATTTGGGAAACCGATAGCCGCCATGCAGCTTCAGCAAAAAAAACTAGCCGAAATGATCACAGAAATCACAAAGGCGCAACTACTGGCTTTTAGATTGGGGCAACTAAAAAACGAAGGCAAGGCCACAACGGCCCAGATATCTATGGCCAAACGCAATAATGTAGAAATGGCCATCAAAATTGCCCGTGAAGCAAGACAGGTTTTAGGCGGTATGGGGATTACGGGCGAGTATAGCATTATGCGCCATATGATGAACCTTGAAAGTGTTATCACTTACGAGGGTACGCACGATATTCATTTACTGATTACCGGAGCCGATATTACAGGACACCAAGCTTTTAAATAAGTATGGTCACCATTCCAAATACAGGTTTGGCCTATCCTTTAAATCTGTGGCCAAGTACTGTTTACTGCCATTGAAATTTAATATTTTGGGACAAAAGTCAATAATATCTTGGGCAAGTGCTTCTGTTTCTTCCAAGGGCAGAACAAACTTCAACATCAGCCATGATTTTCCGGCACCTACCAAGGTACACCCATGATAACCGGTCCAAGTTTCGATTTTTTCATAAATTTCCATGTTCGATATTGAATCTGTGCTTGTTCCTGCGTATTGTATAGGGTATAACGGGTCTTCAGTTTTTAGTAAACGTAGCTCATGCAAACCATCTGTACTATCATTCCCTTGGTCGGCGTAAAATAAAATATAACCGCTGAACAGCAATTTTGTCTTTAACTCTTTTAAAACTGCCGGAGCATCAAAATGTCCCATTCGTATAGAAATCGCTGGAATTTGATGATTTTCGTCCGCTGGCACTTTAATAAATTCCGATGAAGTCCGGGTACGCAACAGTAGCAAAACATCATGGTCGAATTCGATTTCGTCGGCCATGACTTTTTCAAAAGCAGTTAGTTCAGGTGGCTGGGCAAGGGAAAAAAGATGAAAAAGAAATAGCGAAAATATAAACGTGTATTTCATGATTACAGACTTTAGCGGTTCTATGAACGTGTATTTTTCCGGATACGTATACCATTTCACGAAATTCTTATTGAATCATTCAGGTTTAGACCAGTCGGAATCCTTAAACACAGGGTTTATAGTGTAGGTTTTGTACAGGACTTCCACCGTAGCTCCCTCAGCTTCGGTCACTTCAGAAAATGGAAGCAAAAGTCCATCTGTTTTTGTTAGGTCTTTCAAATAGGTTATTTCATTTTTACCATCCTTTAGGATAAAGGTCGCCACGATGGTATGCTCATTTTTATTTACTACGTACCCTAGGGTACGCTCATCGACCATCAATGTAATCAACATGATATTATCATCGGTTTGCCTTAGATCCAGAAGTGTTGCTCTATCCATAACGCTCTTTTGCAACCCGAAGATTCCACCCAAGAAAGTAGCCTTTAATTCTTTTATGCGATAGGGCGGCATCTCTCGATAAACACCAGATCGGTATACCCACCCTTTGTTACCTTCCAGTTGTTCAACGTATTCAAAATTGGGTGTTTGGGACTCTAATCGAATGTGGTTTTGTTCCACATCCATCAAAACCTGAAACTTTATTCCCGAGATTACCACTTCGGTTTTTAAGCCTTTAAGCTGATCTATGGCCTCACCGCCGTGTGCTTTTTTAATGCTTTTTAAAACATCCTGTCCAGATGATTCTAATGTTTTGGATACATCAATATCTTGAGAAGCCTCTTTTTGAACCGTATCGGATTCTTCCTCGGTATTTTCATCATCGTCACCATAAAAAAATATTGACCCATTGATAGCTACCATAGATATCTCGCCATCAGTAATTTTCTCATAAAAAAAACTATTTTTTTCTATCTGCCCATTATCATAGTACAAGGTCAATAATCCGTTTTTGATCGTATATTTTCCTTTCCCGGAACTATCGCTGCTAGTTCCCCCAGCCACATTGTTTCCACTTACCATTACACCGCCAGATGCTTTTCTGTCAAAAGTACCGTTGTCGTAAAAATTATAGCCCTCATAACTTTGCGTACCCACATACACCAAACCCGTACCCATGCCACCGGAACTACTGGCACTGGAAAAATCATAATATCCTTTTGGAACGGTATTGGGCACTATCATTTTTACCATTTGGGCTCCTGCATAATAAATTGATTCATAGCCCTCTTCATCTGTTTCAAAGAAAATGGTATCGTTTTCTTCGGAACTATCCAGATACTCCATTAAAATCTTATCCTTTACTTTTTTATAATGCCCGGTAACCTTGGTCTGCCAATCCTGCTCTTCCAAACTCTCACAAAATGTACCGTTTTTCCTGAACAACACCACATGATCGTAGCTACCCATACTTACACCCCAAGTAAAGCTTTTGCCACCATACACAACGTCTGATGACGAAACCTGCGATGTAACGGTTGCCCCGTAAAGGATGACAACGGCGAAACACAATTTTAATGATAAACGAAAAACATGCTTTTTCATATACGATGCCGATTTTACATTTAGGATATCTTATTTAAAGTTACTTTGATGGACTTGCTGATCGGGGTCTTGCTCCGGTCCGCAAAATGATTGTACGGTACCAGAACATTGGTCTCAGGAAAATAAGCCGCAAGATTACCTTTGGGTATATTATAAGGGATGACAAGGAAGTTATGGGCAGTCCTCACCGTATTATCGTAGTTACTGCTAATATTCACAACATCCTGTTTTTCAAACTGAAGGCTGTTCATATCCTCCTTATTCATAAAAAGTACCCTTCGCTCATTGTAGATTCCCCGATATCTATCATCCAAACCGTAAATGGTAGTGTTGAACTGGTCGTGCGAACGAACGGTCATCAACATAAATTCATCGGCCTTCAAAGCATGATCCGGAAGTTTGTTGATGGTCAACTGTGCCTTCCCATTGGGCAATTTGCTAAAATCCCGCTCCCGTACATTATTGGGCAAATAATACCCTACCCCTTTGGAACGTTCTTCGGTTTGTTCGAATCCTTTGGCCACTTTGTCGATATACTCCCTAACCAACCCATAGTCATTTCCCAAAGCATTCCAACCCATTACATGTTTGCCTTCAAAATACGTATCGGCCAACGTAGCAATAATTTCAGGTTCGCTCATCAAATTATCCGAAGCCGGTTTCAAAATACCTTTGGACTGGGTAACCCTGCCCATACTGTTCTCGACGGTGAAATTTCGTTGTTTCCCATTTTTCATATCCTTTTCGGAACGTCCGATAGTGGGTAAAATGAGTGCCGTTTTCCCCGTGACCAAATGCGTGCGGTTCAACTTTGTACTTACCTGTACCGTAAGCTCACAGTTCTGCAATGCTTTAGCCGTATATTCGGTATCCGAGGCCGCCATTAAAAAATTACCGCCCAAACACATAAACACCTTGGCCTTACCGTCATACATGGCTTTCATGGCCCCGACCGTATCTACACCTTCTTTGGTAGGCGGGTCAAATCCCAAGTGTTTTTTTATTCTTTGGTTAAGCCCTTTATCTACAAAATGCTGAATGCCTACCGAACGATCTCCCTGCACATTACTATGGCCCCGAACGGGACAGGTACCGGCATTTGGTTTTCCCAATGCTCCCTTTAAAAGCAAAAGATTGATATATTCCCGTATATTTTCAACACCGTTCTTATGCTGGGTAAGGCCCATGGCCCAACAAACGATGATTTTATCCTTTTTGGCAAGCAGGTCAACCGTTTCGTTTACTTTTTCTTCGGTTACACCGCACTGGGTCAAAAGTTGAGTTTCATCATAACTTGAGATATCTTTTAGAAGTTCATCATAGCCATCTACGAATTTCTGTATAAACGTATGGTCAAAAACGGTTTTTGTATCGGCATCCAAACGAGCCAGTCGTT from Costertonia aggregata harbors:
- a CDS encoding DUF4253 domain-containing protein, which codes for MKWYTYPEKYTFIEPLKSVIMKYTFIFSLFLFHLFSLAQPPELTAFEKVMADEIEFDHDVLLLLRTRTSSEFIKVPADENHQIPAISIRMGHFDAPAVLKELKTKLLFSGYILFYADQGNDSTDGLHELRLLKTEDPLYPIQYAGTSTDSISNMEIYEKIETWTGYHGCTLVGAGKSWLMLKFVLPLEETEALAQDIIDFCPKILNFNGSKQYLATDLKDRPNLYLEW
- a CDS encoding acyl-CoA dehydrogenase family protein, translating into MRPDLFEAPDYYNLDDLLTEEHILVRNAARQWVKRDVSPIIEEYAQKAEFPNQILSGLAEIGAFGPYIPEEYGGAGLDQISYGLIMQEIERGDSGVRSTASVQSSLVMYPIYTYGTEAQRKKYLPKLATGEMMGCFGLTEPNHGSNPGGMETRYKDMGDHYLLNGAKLWISNSPFADIAVVWAKNEEGRIHGLIVERDMKGFSTPETHNKWSLRASATGELIFDNVKVPKENLLPNKTGLGAPLGCLDSARYGISWGAIGAAMDCYDTALRYAKERVQFGKPIAAMQLQQKKLAEMITEITKAQLLAFRLGQLKNEGKATTAQISMAKRNNVEMAIKIAREARQVLGGMGITGEYSIMRHMMNLESVITYEGTHDIHLLITGADITGHQAFK
- a CDS encoding FdhF/YdeP family oxidoreductase produces the protein MQKEFKRKVSVRGSEKLMDLRLKDPVTHAAGMLGVKEALRHGFKEMGIVRSMKALLEMNQKDGFDCPSCAWPDPEKPSKIAEYCENGAKALADEATTQNIGKDFFQKHSVEELSLLTDYELNKFGRLIAPMVLKPNSVRYEPISWQDAFELISEELKKLDSPDEAIFYTSGRSSNEAAFLYGMFARAFGTNNMPDCSNMCHESSGVALGETLGIGKGSAKLEDLYEAEVVIVAGQNPGTNHPRMLSALEKCKRNGGKVISINPLEETGLVNFRNPQNIKGVLGGGENMADIHLQVSINQDIALVKLILKRLARLDADTKTVFDHTFIQKFVDGYDELLKDISSYDETQLLTQCGVTEEKVNETVDLLAKKDKIIVCWAMGLTQHKNGVENIREYINLLLLKGALGKPNAGTCPVRGHSNVQGDRSVGIQHFVDKGLNQRIKKHLGFDPPTKEGVDTVGAMKAMYDGKAKVFMCLGGNFLMAASDTEYTAKALQNCELTVQVSTKLNRTHLVTGKTALILPTIGRSEKDMKNGKQRNFTVENSMGRVTQSKGILKPASDNLMSEPEIIATLADTYFEGKHVMGWNALGNDYGLVREYIDKVAKGFEQTEERSKGVGYYLPNNVRERDFSKLPNGKAQLTINKLPDHALKADEFMLMTVRSHDQFNTTIYGLDDRYRGIYNERRVLFMNKEDMNSLQFEKQDVVNISSNYDNTVRTAHNFLVIPYNIPKGNLAAYFPETNVLVPYNHFADRSKTPISKSIKVTLNKIS